Proteins found in one Numida meleagris isolate 19003 breed g44 Domestic line chromosome 25, NumMel1.0, whole genome shotgun sequence genomic segment:
- the MED20 gene encoding mediator of RNA polymerase II transcription subunit 20 → MGVTCVTQVPVLEGKSVQQTVELLSKKLELLGAEKHGAFGVDCETYHTAAAISSQGQTGKLMYVMHNSEYPLSCFALFENGPCLIADANFDTLMVKLKGFFQNAKANKIESRGTRYQYCDFLVKVGTVTMGPSARGISVEVEYCPCVIANDCWNLLMEFMQSFMGSHTPGIPSVFGTKHDSIYSPADTMVQYMELFNKIRKQQQVPVAGIR, encoded by the exons ATGGGGGTCACCTG TGTGACGCAGGTGCCCGTGCTGGAGGGGAAGAGCGTGCAGCAGACGGTGGAGCTGCTGAGCAagaagctggagctgctgggcgCCGAGAAGCACGGGGCGTTCGGCGTGGACTGCGAGACGTACCACACGGCCGCCGCCATCAGCAGCCAAG GGCAGACGGGCAAGCTGATGTATGTGATGCACAACTCCGAGTATCCCCTCAGCTGTTTTGCTCTCTTTGAAAATGGTCCCTGCCTCATAGCAGATGCCAACTTTGATACGCTTATGGTGAAGCTGAAAGGCTTCTTCCAGAACGCCAAGGCAAACAAGATAGAGAGCCGGGGCACACGCTACCAGTACTGCGACTTCTTGGTGAAGGTGGGCACCGTTACAATGGGGCCCAGCGCCCGTGGGATATCTGTGGAG GTGGAGTACTGCCCCTGTGTGATAGCCAACGACTGCTGGAACCTGCTGATGGAGTTCATGCAGAGCTTCATGGGGAGCCACACTCCCGGCATCCCGTCTGTGTTTGGCACCAAGCATGACAGCATCTACAGCCCCGCGGACACAATGGTTCAGTACATGGAGCTGTTCAACAAGATCcgcaagcagcagcaggtgcctGTAGCAGGAATCAGATGA
- the BYSL gene encoding bystin produces MPKAARGAEPLHEQILRAAAPRVRHRRGREAEGDAEERDGGFVGPRLARRILREARRQQEELEAEHGPGAPARPPKRCVAPGGPDSEEDEEDEEWPSLQRAAEWDGRCGGGDVEVDPEDEKALEXXXXXSPPRRTLADVIMEKITEKQTEVQTALSELSGRPVPQLDPRVLEVYRGVREVLSKYRSGKLPKAFKIIPALSNWEQILYITEPETWTAAAMYQATRIFSSNLKERMAQRFYNLVLLPRVRDDIAEYKRLNFHLYMALKKALFKPGAWFKGILIPLCESGTCTLREAIIIGSILTKCSIPVLHSSAAMLKIAEMPYNGANSIFLRLLIEKKYALPFRVVDALVFHFLAFRTDQRTLPVLWHQSFLALAQRYKEDLSSEQKEALLELLKFHSHPQISAEIRRELANSKTRDVEGQEPAAME; encoded by the exons ATGCCGAAGGCGGCTCGCGGAGCGGAGCCGTTGCACGAGCAGATCCTGAGGGCCGCTGCCCCGCGCGTGCGGCACCGCCGGGGCCGGGAGGCGGAGGGCGATGCGGAGGAACGGGACGGCGGCTTCGTGGGGCCGCGGTTGGCCCGGCGCATCCTGCGGGAGGCGcggaggcagcaggaggagctggaggccgAGCACGGCCCCGGCGCGCCCGCCCGACCCCCAAAGCGCTGCGTGGCCCCGGGCGGCCCCGACTcggaggaggacgaggaggacGAGGAGTGGCCGTCCCTGCAGCGGGCGGCGGAGTGGGATGGGCGGTGCGGCGGTGGGGACGTGGAGGTGGACCCCGAGGACGAGAAGGCCCTGGAGGNNNNNNNNNNNN cctccccccccaggcGGACGCTGGCGGACGTCATCATGGAGAAGATCACGGAGAAGCAGACGGAGGTACAGACGGCACTGTCAGAGCTGTCGGGACGCCCTGTGCCCCAGCTCGACCCCCGCGTCCTGGAGGTGTACAGAGGTGTCCGAGAG GTGCTGTCCAAATACAGGAGCGGGAAGCTCCCCAAGgcatttaaaatcattcccgCTCTGTCCAACTGGGAGCAGATCCTCTACATCACAGAGCCCGAGACATGGACAGCAGCGGCGATGTACCAGGCCACCAG GATATTTTCATCCAACCTGAAGGAGAGGATGGCCCAGAGGTTCTATAACCTGGTGCTGTTGCCGCGGGTCAGAGATGACATCGCTGAGTATAAGCGCCTTAACTTCCACCTCTACATGGCTTTGAAGAAGGCTCTGTTCAAGCCAGGAGCGTGGTTCAAAG GGATCCTCATCCCCCTGTGTGAATCAGGGACCTGCACGCTGCGGGAGGCCATCATCATCGGCAGCATCCTCACCAAGTGCTCCATCCCTGTCCTGCACTCCAG TGCAGCCATGCTGAAGATCGCCGAGATGCCGTACAACGGTGCCAACAGCATCTTCCTCCGGCTGCTCATCGAAAAGAAGTATGCGCTGCCCTTCCGTGTAGTGGATGCCCTAGTGTTCCATTTCTTGGCCTTCCGCACAGACCAGCGCACCCTGCCCGTGCTGTGGCACCAGAGCTTCCTGGCACTGGCCCAGCGCTACAAGGAGGACCTGTCCTCGGAGCAGAAGGAGGCTCTGCTTGAGCTGCTCAAGTTCCACAGCCATCCACAGATCTCAGCGGAGATCCGGAGGGAGCTGGCAAACTCCAAGACACGGGATGTGGAGGGGCAGGAGCCTGCAGCCATGGAGTGA